The proteins below are encoded in one region of Myxococcales bacterium:
- a CDS encoding trehalose-6-phosphate synthase yields the protein MEIAVLHCRRSNTMLKLTRRFLPLLALSLATLWIGACQPINRLGNVSGTGLAQVQKDHVVTEAELQAITTSLMGENKSIIMASDGAPYGIVNNGSGFSTQIGSGGVVTGLSGMLKYAPVTWVTRAKGGSEADYLTTQQFVSVATSGSTSPTQVVDPGYSHPHSLRLAYVHPSPQELDYYYENIANPFLWFVQHQIPLAGVPQDYKWQDGYKAVNEKFATAIADLATRDDTAKYIFLHDYQLYMLPGMLEEKLQNTGCACVKTLHFTHIPWPAATHWLTVANTSFLSNSGGTPTANNSRTWFQEILESMLATDVLGFQTIDDGYNFVETAKMFLGANNVSSVPADQGLKVSYKGHITRVDAFPISIDPDYIIGKYEEARAKRELPKDGSNESLTVYKKKISTTEYYRSIVNKLILRTERLDPAKGVYEGLEAYRELLEKKRANGTLYGQDENDGQYAVGMIAILVPTRENVAEYRAYKEDVFALVEEINQEFAEDITHAEGDATFFEVGHGWRPILYYNYNDWLYALYMMGLSDMLMATSRADGMNLVAKEFASISPYAAKNYSSFPGTLFLSDGLGVTKEFLNSRMNGFQFVGAPPDRKTSPPAYNRWVSKVANDLEMGLRLSIPDRQANADEAADFVRTNDLKKWLFRQLVAFQQVN from the coding sequence ATGGAAATTGCAGTGCTCCACTGCAGGAGAAGCAATACCATGTTGAAGCTCACACGAAGATTCTTACCACTTTTGGCGCTTTCGCTCGCCACGCTCTGGATCGGTGCCTGTCAGCCGATTAACCGCTTGGGAAACGTGTCCGGGACCGGCCTCGCTCAGGTGCAAAAAGACCATGTTGTCACCGAAGCGGAACTTCAGGCGATTACGACGAGCCTAATGGGTGAGAACAAATCAATCATCATGGCAAGCGATGGTGCTCCCTACGGCATTGTTAACAATGGATCAGGGTTCAGCACTCAAATCGGATCAGGTGGTGTTGTGACCGGTCTTTCCGGTATGCTCAAGTATGCTCCGGTAACGTGGGTGACTCGCGCAAAAGGCGGCTCCGAGGCTGACTATTTGACGACTCAGCAATTTGTCAGTGTTGCTACATCGGGATCAACGTCACCAACGCAAGTTGTTGATCCAGGATATAGCCATCCTCACTCCTTGCGCCTAGCTTACGTACATCCGAGCCCACAAGAGCTCGATTATTACTATGAAAATATTGCGAATCCATTTTTGTGGTTCGTGCAGCATCAAATTCCTCTAGCGGGTGTTCCACAGGATTACAAATGGCAAGACGGATACAAAGCGGTTAACGAAAAATTTGCAACGGCTATTGCGGATCTTGCGACCCGTGATGATACCGCGAAATATATTTTCTTGCACGATTATCAGCTCTACATGCTTCCAGGCATGCTGGAAGAAAAATTGCAGAATACAGGTTGTGCTTGCGTGAAAACCTTGCATTTCACTCATATCCCTTGGCCAGCAGCAACACATTGGCTAACTGTGGCAAACACCTCGTTTTTAAGTAATAGCGGGGGAACTCCGACGGCGAACAATAGCCGCACCTGGTTTCAAGAAATACTCGAATCCATGCTTGCGACTGATGTGCTCGGATTTCAAACTATCGATGACGGATATAATTTTGTAGAAACAGCAAAAATGTTTTTGGGAGCAAACAATGTTTCCTCGGTGCCGGCAGACCAAGGGTTGAAGGTTAGCTATAAAGGGCACATTACACGTGTTGATGCCTTTCCTATCTCAATTGATCCAGACTATATCATTGGCAAGTACGAAGAGGCGCGCGCAAAGCGAGAACTTCCAAAGGATGGTTCGAACGAATCGCTAACCGTCTATAAAAAGAAGATTTCAACGACAGAATACTATCGAAGTATTGTTAATAAACTGATCTTACGCACCGAAAGGCTTGATCCTGCAAAAGGTGTTTATGAAGGCCTTGAAGCCTATCGCGAACTACTCGAAAAAAAGAGAGCGAATGGAACTTTGTATGGCCAAGATGAGAACGACGGCCAATATGCGGTTGGTATGATAGCAATCTTGGTTCCTACGCGTGAAAACGTCGCGGAATACAGAGCCTATAAGGAAGATGTTTTTGCGCTTGTAGAGGAAATCAATCAAGAGTTCGCTGAGGATATAACTCATGCCGAAGGAGATGCCACTTTCTTTGAAGTGGGCCATGGTTGGCGACCAATCCTCTATTACAACTATAACGATTGGCTCTACGCTCTCTACATGATGGGTCTGTCGGATATGTTGATGGCAACGAGCCGTGCGGATGGAATGAACCTTGTAGCCAAAGAGTTTGCTTCTATTTCGCCTTATGCTGCAAAAAATTATTCCAGCTTTCCAGGAACCCTTTTCCTTTCGGACGGTTTGGGTGTTACCAAGGAGTTTTTGAACTCACGGATGAATGGTTTTCAGTTTGTGGGCGCTCCTCCGGACAGAAAAACCTCCCCACCTGCTTATAACCGCTGGGTAAGCAAGGTGGCCAACGACTTGGAAATGGGCCTGAGGCTTAGCATTCCTGATAGGCAAGCAAATGCTGATGAGGCTGCAGATTTCGTTCGAACGAATGATCTAAAGAAGTGGCTTTTCAGGCAGTTGGTTGCGTTTCAGCAGGTCAATTGA
- a CDS encoding S8 family peptidase: MHTKSVFSLFLFLLLFAACSLQTSDIEQGNAAQAFQEKLRALPSGSQGINNEYIVVFKDSSGGLYRGLANSANSETTNESLSVLDSYQRALPAILVRAANESSLYFITADPSVKYVQQNFYFEYSEIPEQPQGPNAPNDPDFFDQMQQPAVWNLARIDQRPWDSLAPDTAYVWPEGVSGGAVRAYVIDSGINPHSEFCRDYIAEDCLNRIDLDHAFPDSSQHDYVGHGTHVSGILGGLTYGVAKQITLVPINVDDLGRPTVALILAGIEHVLGLHEQLGGPAVANMSLGGPRTESVDTAVESMIRAGISVAVAAGNDSSTSACDRSPSGVRDALTVGASDINDAVTYFSSQGPCVDVFAPGDQVVSADIHNFTGSVAFSGTSMSAPHVAGAAALLLEGALTIDQQAISPRTVAAHVKCRATSGALSNLAPETADRLLYMRHFGSSINNFVTEDLSSEDSSTPGPTLSFVSPVENQAVVNPITINLGLQSCAFGSIKLEELDVNTNAVKRTLVDSSTEQNQWTFVFETGPVRLRAAFCDYFNRCTDPKILNFTALEAASTIFLPIVSR; the protein is encoded by the coding sequence ATGCATACAAAATCAGTTTTCAGCCTCTTTTTATTCCTCCTTCTTTTTGCTGCCTGCTCGTTGCAAACAAGCGATATCGAACAAGGCAATGCAGCTCAAGCTTTTCAAGAAAAGCTCAGAGCACTGCCTTCTGGCAGTCAAGGCATCAACAACGAGTACATCGTTGTATTCAAGGACAGTAGCGGGGGACTGTACCGAGGTCTGGCCAACAGTGCGAATTCTGAAACGACTAACGAGTCATTGAGTGTACTTGATAGCTACCAGCGCGCACTACCTGCGATCTTGGTACGTGCAGCCAATGAAAGTTCGCTTTATTTCATCACGGCTGATCCGTCGGTAAAATACGTTCAGCAAAATTTTTATTTTGAGTACAGCGAAATACCCGAGCAACCCCAGGGTCCCAACGCTCCAAACGACCCCGACTTTTTCGATCAAATGCAACAACCCGCGGTTTGGAATCTTGCACGAATTGATCAGCGACCTTGGGATTCCTTGGCTCCGGATACTGCTTATGTCTGGCCTGAAGGTGTTTCTGGAGGCGCCGTACGTGCCTATGTGATCGATTCTGGCATCAATCCACATTCGGAGTTTTGCAGAGACTACATCGCTGAGGATTGCCTAAACCGCATTGACCTCGACCACGCATTCCCCGATTCAAGCCAACACGACTACGTGGGTCACGGCACTCATGTCTCGGGAATCTTGGGCGGCCTCACTTATGGTGTTGCCAAACAAATCACTCTCGTTCCTATTAACGTTGACGACCTTGGACGTCCGACCGTCGCCTTAATACTGGCTGGTATCGAACACGTCCTTGGTCTGCACGAACAGCTGGGCGGGCCTGCCGTTGCTAATATGAGCTTGGGTGGACCGCGTACCGAAAGCGTGGATACCGCTGTCGAATCCATGATTCGTGCCGGGATTTCAGTGGCTGTGGCTGCCGGAAACGACTCCTCAACCAGTGCCTGCGATCGATCGCCAAGTGGCGTAAGGGACGCACTTACCGTTGGCGCTTCAGACATAAACGACGCAGTGACTTATTTTTCATCCCAAGGACCTTGCGTCGATGTTTTTGCACCTGGCGACCAAGTCGTTTCAGCGGATATCCACAACTTCACGGGAAGCGTCGCATTTAGCGGAACGTCCATGTCAGCGCCTCATGTCGCCGGTGCGGCAGCACTTCTTCTTGAAGGGGCCCTCACCATTGATCAGCAAGCCATCAGTCCCCGAACTGTGGCCGCACACGTCAAATGCCGCGCCACATCAGGCGCACTTAGCAATCTTGCGCCCGAGACAGCTGATCGCTTGCTTTACATGCGCCACTTTGGAAGCTCCATAAACAATTTCGTCACGGAGGACCTAAGTAGCGAGGACTCGAGCACCCCTGGCCCCACCCTATCTTTCGTAAGTCCCGTTGAGAATCAAGCGGTCGTTAATCCCATTACAATCAACCTTGGTCTGCAAAGTTGTGCCTTTGGCAGCATCAAACTCGAAGAACTCGATGTAAACACCAACGCAGTTAAGCGTACCTTGGTCGATTCCAGCACCGAACAAAACCAATGGACCTTTGTCTTTGAGACTGGCCCAGTTCGTTTGCGCGCAGCGTTCTGCGACTACTTCAACCGTTGCACAGACCCCAAAATCCTCAATTTCACAGCGCTTGAAGCAGCTTCAACCATCTTCTTGCCAATCGTTAGCCGCTAG
- a CDS encoding threonine ammonia-lyase yields MTVQLKDIEAARKAISDAIQPTPCVYSATLSKITGAKVYLKMETAHFTASFKERGALNKLLTLDAKTRKHGVIAMSAGNHAQAVAYHATRLGIPSTIVMPSYTPTVKVKNTGILGANVELVGDDLDEARNYAVKLGKEKALSFVHPYDDRHVIAGQGTLALEIFEQVQGLDMIIVPIGGGGLIGGIATASKAISPKTQIIGVQSERYPAVAQMLSGKTVSCGKATLAEGIAVKHPGKLTLEIIKRLVDKVQVVSEELIEQAILLMLEIEKAVIEGAAGASLAELLARPKAYKNKKICLIMSGGNIDLIALASVINRGLVRKNRLVRIHLSLPDQPGALSKVVGIIAHANANIEEIHHHRAFSGLPVQSTQVEFILQTRGSEHVDEILAELNVAGYNANIVPLFGKPGK; encoded by the coding sequence GTGACTGTCCAGCTCAAAGACATTGAAGCAGCACGCAAGGCCATTAGTGACGCGATTCAACCGACGCCCTGTGTCTACTCAGCCACTCTTTCAAAGATCACTGGGGCCAAGGTCTATCTGAAGATGGAAACCGCCCACTTCACTGCATCGTTCAAGGAACGTGGCGCACTCAACAAACTGCTCACACTTGACGCAAAAACAAGAAAACACGGCGTGATTGCCATGTCAGCTGGCAACCATGCACAAGCTGTGGCGTATCATGCAACACGACTGGGCATACCATCGACCATCGTCATGCCGAGCTATACACCAACCGTCAAAGTCAAAAACACAGGTATCCTTGGTGCCAACGTTGAACTTGTGGGTGACGACCTTGACGAAGCACGCAACTACGCCGTCAAGCTTGGAAAAGAAAAAGCGCTTAGCTTTGTGCATCCTTACGATGATCGGCATGTCATCGCAGGGCAAGGAACTTTGGCCCTAGAAATTTTTGAGCAAGTACAGGGCCTCGATATGATCATCGTTCCCATTGGTGGGGGCGGGCTTATTGGAGGCATCGCCACGGCAAGCAAAGCCATTAGCCCCAAAACACAAATCATCGGTGTTCAAAGCGAACGCTACCCAGCGGTCGCTCAAATGCTATCCGGAAAAACAGTAAGCTGCGGAAAAGCCACCCTTGCTGAAGGTATTGCCGTCAAGCACCCAGGAAAACTAACCTTAGAAATCATTAAGCGTTTGGTCGACAAAGTACAGGTTGTCAGCGAAGAGCTTATTGAACAAGCCATTTTGCTCATGCTTGAAATTGAAAAAGCAGTCATCGAGGGTGCAGCCGGCGCAAGTCTTGCAGAACTACTTGCTCGGCCCAAGGCCTACAAAAACAAAAAAATATGTCTCATCATGTCCGGTGGAAACATCGATTTGATTGCTCTGGCAAGCGTGATCAACCGCGGCTTAGTGCGGAAAAACCGTCTTGTACGCATTCACCTTAGTCTGCCCGATCAGCCCGGAGCACTGAGCAAAGTAGTCGGCATCATTGCCCATGCGAATGCCAATATCGAAGAAATCCACCACCACAGAGCCTTCTCAGGTCTCCCGGTACAGTCGACCCAGGTGGAGTTTATCTTGCAAACCCGTGGCTCAGAACACGTGGATGAAATCTTGGCTGAACTGAATGTGGCCGGATACAACGCTAATATTGTTCCGCTTTTTGGAAAACCCGGCAAGTAA
- a CDS encoding DUF1592 domain-containing protein yields MPTHLRYSYVLCLWIIGGCVGVIGSSEANNNKVPSDALSRELSELAWLRLTNAQYDNTLRDLLGYEDSFSKAFPDDEYVNGFELAGNVTTLSAEQLSLSAEKIAEQAVQDIPGLLKCDPTEIGERQCVEQFVDDFVMRAFRRPVESSEKEALLALYDETIQAFDFSSAVQVMVETVLQSSAFLYRSQQGVLAESGAQSSKLNNWEMASRLSYFLWNTMPDEPLFAAAEAGELQSQEQVVSQAERMLDDPKAKEGVADLFRQWLHWDKIQSLAKDSSLYPDFDQDFASMLQQSVVAYVNDVFFDQDARLETLFTSPVVFANARLAASYEFEAPEGDALSKVELDGQTRFGLLGQPALLAMLSKTDQSDPIHRGVFVRQQILCQQLPPPPNNVVVNIEAPAEGLSTRERFAAHSTDPSCNGCHRLIDPVGFGFEEFGPIGESRGCRLCFEALVSPGAWPG; encoded by the coding sequence GTGCCCACTCACCTTAGGTATAGCTATGTGCTTTGTTTATGGATAATAGGGGGTTGTGTAGGCGTAATTGGTTCATCGGAGGCAAACAATAATAAGGTCCCATCGGATGCGTTATCGCGAGAGCTTTCTGAGCTCGCTTGGCTAAGGCTCACGAATGCACAGTACGACAATACGCTTCGCGACTTGCTAGGATATGAAGACTCCTTTTCCAAAGCGTTTCCCGACGACGAATACGTTAATGGTTTTGAGCTAGCGGGCAATGTTACAACGTTGAGTGCTGAGCAGCTTTCCTTATCAGCTGAAAAAATTGCTGAGCAGGCCGTGCAAGATATTCCCGGTCTTTTGAAATGCGATCCAACCGAGATTGGCGAACGACAATGTGTTGAACAATTTGTCGATGATTTTGTTATGCGCGCTTTTCGCAGGCCAGTGGAGAGCAGTGAAAAGGAAGCTCTGCTTGCGCTTTATGATGAGACCATACAGGCCTTTGATTTTTCGTCAGCGGTGCAGGTTATGGTGGAAACGGTTTTGCAGTCATCTGCGTTTCTCTATCGGAGTCAACAGGGCGTGTTAGCGGAGAGCGGCGCCCAAAGCAGCAAACTTAACAACTGGGAAATGGCGTCCCGCCTTTCCTATTTTCTTTGGAACACCATGCCGGATGAACCACTTTTTGCTGCGGCTGAAGCCGGCGAATTGCAAAGCCAAGAGCAGGTGGTTTCTCAGGCAGAGCGCATGCTTGATGACCCCAAAGCGAAAGAGGGGGTAGCTGATCTTTTTAGGCAGTGGCTGCATTGGGACAAAATCCAAAGCTTAGCGAAAGATTCAAGTTTGTATCCTGATTTTGACCAAGACTTTGCAAGCATGCTTCAGCAGAGTGTCGTGGCCTATGTGAATGATGTGTTTTTTGATCAAGATGCGCGTCTTGAAACATTGTTCACAAGCCCCGTTGTATTTGCCAACGCACGTCTGGCCGCGAGTTATGAATTTGAAGCGCCCGAGGGTGATGCGTTATCAAAGGTGGAGCTTGATGGACAGACCCGCTTTGGCCTTCTGGGGCAACCCGCTTTGCTTGCCATGCTTAGCAAAACCGATCAAAGCGATCCCATCCATCGTGGAGTGTTCGTCAGACAGCAGATTTTATGTCAGCAACTGCCGCCGCCCCCAAATAATGTTGTCGTTAATATTGAAGCGCCAGCGGAAGGTCTGAGTACGCGTGAGCGTTTTGCCGCGCATTCAACCGACCCAAGTTGCAATGGTTGCCATCGCCTGATTGATCCGGTTGGTTTTGGCTTTGAAGAGTTCGGTCCGATTGGTGAGTCTAGAGGTTGCAGATTGTGTTTCGAGGCGTTGGTTTCGCCAGGCGCTTGGCCGGGTTGA
- a CDS encoding DUF1585 domain-containing protein, which translates to MSLEVADCVSRRWFRQALGRVEQQSDTEMLDALEKELASEQGNLRLLLMSIVGSETFRSRMLDPSETGVSP; encoded by the coding sequence GTGAGTCTAGAGGTTGCAGATTGTGTTTCGAGGCGTTGGTTTCGCCAGGCGCTTGGCCGGGTTGAGCAGCAGAGCGATACGGAAATGCTTGATGCGCTAGAAAAAGAATTGGCATCGGAACAAGGCAATCTTCGCTTGTTGTTGATGAGCATTGTTGGCTCAGAGACCTTTCGCAGCCGTATGCTTGATCCATCAGAAACAGGAGTTTCGCCATGA
- a CDS encoding DUF1552 domain-containing protein, which translates to MNRIGRRALLGGMGASALLLPFARNFRIHAQNEIAPKRLLIWFTPNGTIHDEWAWAAGSSFELGQILEPLSIYKEDLLLLDGVNIDPQGGPGDAHQKGMGCLLTGRELLPGDVGGGCDSCAPVSWASGISIDQRIAQELVGLGRSSIEFGLACGSNADIWTRMCYSGSGQPLPPEQNPFDLFDRLFGGAEQDPEQTARRKALRKSVLDYLQSDLAKAQSRLGQQDRKKLEVHAESLRELEKRLESGLGSGQACAPVSPGDPIDLGNAENYPVLGKHQLDLIAMSFACDITRVASMQWNRSVGNQTFAFAGVSGQHHTLSHEAVSNPDARDDLVKINRWYAEQLAYLVAKLKAMPEGDGSVMDNTLIVWVNELSEGESHSRINLPVLMVGSAGGYFQSGRYLTFNNQPQNNLWVSVANAMGVDIDTFGDPAHCDGPLTGLTG; encoded by the coding sequence ATGAACCGTATAGGCAGACGTGCGTTGTTGGGCGGAATGGGGGCCTCGGCTCTACTTCTTCCTTTTGCTCGAAACTTTCGAATTCATGCTCAAAACGAAATAGCCCCAAAGCGTCTTTTGATTTGGTTCACTCCGAATGGAACGATTCATGATGAATGGGCGTGGGCTGCTGGGAGCAGTTTCGAGCTTGGCCAAATTCTTGAGCCGCTGAGCATATACAAAGAAGATTTGTTGTTGCTGGACGGTGTAAATATTGATCCACAAGGTGGTCCGGGCGATGCGCACCAAAAAGGCATGGGTTGTCTTTTGACGGGGCGCGAGCTTTTGCCGGGAGATGTCGGTGGCGGCTGCGACAGCTGTGCACCTGTGAGCTGGGCATCTGGTATTTCGATTGATCAACGCATTGCTCAGGAGCTGGTCGGTCTTGGTCGTAGTTCTATTGAGTTTGGCCTTGCATGTGGAAGCAATGCCGATATCTGGACTCGGATGTGTTATTCAGGTTCGGGTCAACCCTTACCACCGGAGCAAAACCCCTTTGATCTTTTTGATCGTTTATTCGGTGGAGCGGAGCAGGATCCGGAACAAACCGCTCGGCGAAAGGCCTTGCGAAAAAGTGTGCTGGACTACTTGCAAAGTGATCTCGCCAAAGCACAAAGTCGTCTGGGTCAACAGGATCGGAAAAAGCTAGAAGTCCATGCTGAATCCTTGCGAGAACTTGAGAAACGCCTGGAAAGTGGGCTGGGCTCCGGACAAGCTTGTGCGCCCGTTTCGCCAGGTGATCCCATCGATCTTGGGAATGCAGAAAACTATCCAGTGCTGGGAAAACATCAACTGGATCTCATCGCCATGTCTTTTGCATGCGACATTACTCGGGTTGCGAGCATGCAGTGGAACCGCTCGGTAGGGAATCAGACTTTTGCTTTTGCTGGCGTTTCAGGTCAGCACCATACGCTCTCGCACGAAGCTGTGAGCAACCCCGATGCTCGTGATGATCTTGTTAAGATTAACCGTTGGTACGCTGAGCAGTTGGCCTATCTTGTGGCTAAGCTTAAGGCTATGCCTGAAGGGGACGGAAGCGTGATGGACAACACGCTCATTGTTTGGGTGAACGAACTCAGTGAGGGCGAATCGCACAGCCGCATTAACTTACCCGTGCTCATGGTGGGTAGTGCTGGGGGTTATTTTCAATCTGGGCGTTATCTGACTTTTAACAATCAACCTCAGAATAACCTCTGGGTGTCCGTCGCAAATGCGATGGGCGTAGACATCGATACCTTCGGCGATCCAGCTCATTGCGATGGCCCGCTCACAGGGCTTACTGGCTAA
- a CDS encoding OsmC family protein → MEAFPHHYKVNTVAKAEGEVATSSEGLADIAVTAPAEFGGDGKHWSPETLLVAAVADCFVLSFKAIARASRFEWHALRCEVEGVLDRDEKILRFVQMKSKATLEVKQGADLDKARRLLDKAEHNCLITNSLNSEFVGEFEVLEIDE, encoded by the coding sequence ATGGAAGCTTTTCCACACCACTATAAAGTAAACACCGTTGCAAAAGCCGAAGGTGAGGTTGCGACGTCTAGCGAAGGCCTTGCGGATATTGCGGTCACTGCACCGGCTGAATTTGGCGGTGATGGAAAACACTGGTCGCCGGAAACGCTGTTGGTGGCAGCCGTGGCTGACTGCTTTGTGCTTTCCTTTAAAGCGATTGCACGGGCGTCACGTTTTGAGTGGCATGCTTTGCGTTGCGAGGTCGAGGGCGTTTTGGATCGCGATGAAAAAATACTGAGATTCGTGCAAATGAAAAGCAAAGCCACGCTGGAGGTCAAACAAGGTGCTGACCTGGATAAAGCACGGCGCCTTTTAGACAAAGCAGAGCATAACTGCTTGATCACAAACTCCTTGAATTCTGAATTTGTTGGAGAATTTGAGGTGCTTGAAATTGATGAATAA